From a region of the Streptobacillus felis genome:
- the rplC gene encoding 50S ribosomal protein L3, with amino-acid sequence MILGKKIGMTQIFENEKLIPVTVIEAGPNFVVQTKTVEKEGYTSITLAYDEKREKLVNKPEMGVFKKAGITAKKFLKEFKVESSEEFALGQELKVDVLEGIEFVDIQGISKGKGTAGVMKRHNFGGNRATHGVSRNHRLGGSNAGGAASNSNVPKGKKMAGRLGNENVTVQNLKVIKFDVENNLLLVKGAVPGPKNGYLVIKKSVKKY; translated from the coding sequence ATGATATTAGGTAAAAAAATTGGAATGACACAAATTTTTGAAAACGAAAAATTAATACCAGTTACAGTAATTGAAGCTGGACCAAACTTTGTTGTTCAAACTAAAACAGTAGAAAAAGAAGGTTACACTTCAATAACTTTAGCTTATGATGAAAAAAGAGAAAAATTAGTTAACAAACCAGAAATGGGTGTTTTCAAAAAAGCCGGAATCACAGCTAAAAAATTCTTAAAAGAGTTTAAAGTAGAATCAAGTGAAGAATTTGCTTTAGGTCAAGAATTAAAAGTTGATGTATTAGAAGGTATTGAATTCGTTGATATTCAAGGAATCTCAAAAGGTAAAGGAACTGCAGGGGTTATGAAAAGACATAACTTCGGTGGAAACAGAGCTACACACGGGGTTTCAAGAAACCACAGACTTGGAGGGTCAAATGCAGGTGGAGCTGCATCTAACTCAAATGTACCAAAAGGTAAAAAGATGGCTGGAAGATTAGGAAATGAAAATGTAACAGTTCAAAATCTAAAAGTAATCAAATTCGATGTTGAAAATAACTTATTATTAGTTAAAGGTGCAGTACCAGGTCCTAAAAATGGTTATTTAGTTATCAAGAAATCAGTAAAAAAATACTAA
- the rplD gene encoding 50S ribosomal protein L4, with the protein MSDFNLKVYNLNGEEKGVATISGEIFGLEPNKYVMHEVLTAELAASRAGTASTKTRGEVSGGGRKPFRQKGTGRARQGSTRAPHMVGGGVVHGPKPRNYEKKVNKKVRKLALKSALAVRIQNGDVIVLEDYMLDAPKTKTFVNFTEKVNMVEDKKLFIVNDYLEDADWNLYLSVRNIEKTEILDPRELSVYALLKYNKVVITKEALATIEEVLG; encoded by the coding sequence ATGTCAGATTTTAATTTAAAAGTATATAATTTAAATGGTGAAGAAAAAGGAGTAGCTACTATAAGTGGTGAAATCTTTGGATTAGAACCTAATAAATATGTAATGCATGAAGTATTAACAGCAGAACTTGCAGCATCACGTGCAGGAACTGCATCAACAAAAACTAGAGGAGAAGTATCTGGAGGAGGAAGAAAACCTTTCAGACAAAAAGGAACAGGACGTGCTAGACAAGGATCAACAAGAGCACCTCATATGGTAGGTGGAGGAGTTGTTCACGGACCTAAACCAAGAAATTATGAGAAAAAAGTTAACAAAAAAGTTAGAAAGTTAGCTTTAAAATCAGCATTAGCTGTTAGAATCCAAAATGGAGATGTAATTGTATTAGAAGACTACATGTTAGATGCTCCTAAAACAAAAACATTTGTTAATTTTACAGAAAAAGTTAATATGGTAGAAGACAAAAAATTATTTATAGTTAACGATTATTTAGAAGATGCTGATTGGAACTTATACTTATCAGTTAGAAATATCGAAAAAACTGAAATATTAGACCCAAGAGAGTTATCAGTATATGCTTTATTAAAATACAATAAAGTAGTTATTACTAAAGAAGCTCTTGCAACTATCGAGGAGGTGCTTGGATAA
- the rplW gene encoding 50S ribosomal protein L23, giving the protein MTIFDVIKKPVLNTEKARILLNSNEYVFIVDRRANKLQIKEAVEKLFNVKVANVNTINMKPTTARARMTVYKTPAYKKAIVKLVDGDSIKAYDI; this is encoded by the coding sequence ATGACAATTTTTGACGTAATCAAAAAACCTGTTTTAAATACAGAAAAAGCAAGAATTTTATTGAATTCAAATGAATATGTATTTATAGTAGATAGAAGAGCTAATAAATTACAAATTAAAGAAGCAGTAGAGAAATTATTCAATGTTAAAGTTGCAAATGTTAACACTATTAACATGAAACCAACTACGGCTAGAGCAAGAATGACTGTTTACAAAACACCGGCATACAAAAAAGCCATTGTTAAATTAGTAGATGGAGATTCAATAAAAGCTTATGATATTTAG
- a CDS encoding SDR family NAD(P)-dependent oxidoreductase, with the protein MEFKNKTCIVTGGANGIGLETVKGMVAGGAKVIILDINEEAAKSAINELGEDRVFFHYLDLSNQESIRSVFAELIQKYNKIDVLVNCAGIISTKRFDDLDDAEFNKVVSINLNANFTTISAIFEHFKSNGGGRIVNVSSVAAKLGGGLLGTAAYASSKAGLNGLTKAVAKEGGKYGIACNCVCPSYTETEMTNALKEDKEKESKVISMIPLGRKAQAREIAQMILFFASDLASFVTGEIGDVDGGITLDG; encoded by the coding sequence ATGGAATTTAAAAATAAGACTTGTATTGTTACAGGTGGTGCTAATGGTATAGGGCTTGAAACTGTAAAAGGTATGGTTGCAGGTGGTGCAAAAGTAATAATACTAGATATAAATGAAGAAGCAGCTAAAAGTGCTATAAATGAATTAGGTGAAGATAGAGTATTCTTTCATTATTTAGACTTATCAAATCAAGAAAGTATAAGAAGTGTTTTTGCAGAACTTATACAAAAATACAATAAAATTGATGTATTAGTAAACTGTGCTGGAATTATTAGTACTAAGAGATTTGATGATTTAGATGATGCAGAATTTAATAAAGTAGTAAGTATAAACTTAAATGCAAACTTTACAACTATTTCAGCTATATTTGAACATTTTAAATCAAATGGTGGAGGAAGAATTGTAAATGTTTCATCTGTTGCTGCAAAGCTTGGCGGAGGTCTTTTAGGGACTGCAGCATATGCATCTTCAAAAGCAGGATTAAATGGTTTAACTAAGGCAGTAGCTAAAGAAGGTGGAAAATATGGAATAGCATGTAACTGTGTTTGTCCTTCATACACTGAAACTGAAATGACTAATGCATTAAAAGAGGATAAAGAGAAAGAAAGTAAGGTTATTTCTATGATACCTTTAGGTAGAAAAGCACAAGCAAGAGAAATTGCACAAATGATACTATTTTTTGCATCTGATCTTGCAAGTTTTGTAACAGGAGAAATAGGAGATGTAGATGGAGGTATTACATTAGATGGCTGA
- a CDS encoding 2-keto-3-deoxygluconate permease — protein MADKNLDTIFGKYFSKIPGNMIVVPLIIGTLINSFFPQVLQIGSFTTAIVKGVGPLVGAFLLFLGGTISLKSTPKSIVRGFVIITTKVLVAVALGLVVAKVFNNNFLGLSAVAVIGAISVANNALFAGITSVYGDEIERGAVAITSLSVGPTVTMIALTSAGLASISPLAILGSIVPLILGIILSNYSPFLKQLFTKGLGATTVLVGFALGANMSLSQIFKGGLPGILLGLIAVFVVGIITVIMDKLTGGSGIAGASISSVAASAIANPEALAKADPNLAIFQDAATAQIAAAVIITALLTPVFTSLVKKYNEKKG, from the coding sequence ATGGCTGATAAAAATTTAGATACAATATTCGGTAAATATTTTTCAAAAATACCTGGAAATATGATAGTAGTTCCTTTAATTATTGGAACTTTAATAAATAGTTTTTTCCCACAAGTTTTACAAATTGGGTCATTCACTACAGCTATAGTTAAAGGTGTAGGTCCACTAGTTGGTGCATTCTTACTATTTTTAGGGGGAACTATTTCTTTAAAGTCTACTCCTAAATCTATAGTTAGAGGATTTGTAATTATTACTACTAAGGTTTTAGTTGCAGTAGCATTAGGATTAGTAGTAGCAAAAGTATTTAATAATAACTTTTTAGGTTTAAGTGCAGTTGCTGTTATAGGTGCAATATCTGTTGCAAATAATGCACTGTTTGCAGGAATTACATCAGTCTATGGAGATGAAATTGAAAGAGGAGCAGTTGCTATTACATCTTTAAGTGTAGGACCAACTGTTACTATGATAGCTTTAACTTCAGCAGGACTTGCAAGTATTTCCCCACTTGCTATTTTAGGGTCTATAGTACCTTTAATTTTAGGTATAATACTTTCAAATTATTCACCTTTCCTTAAGCAGTTATTTACTAAAGGATTAGGTGCAACTACAGTACTTGTTGGTTTTGCTCTAGGTGCAAATATGAGTTTATCTCAAATATTTAAAGGAGGATTACCAGGTATCTTATTAGGGTTAATAGCTGTGTTTGTAGTTGGTATTATTACAGTTATTATGGATAAATTAACTGGAGGTAGTGGTATAGCTGGGGCATCAATTTCATCAGTTGCAGCTAGTGCAATCGCCAATCCAGAGGCTCTAGCAAAAGCAGATCCTAATCTTGCAATATTCCAAGATGCAGCTACGGCACAAATTGCTGCAGCAGTTATAATTACAGCATTATTAACACCTGTATTTACCTCACTAGTTAAAAAATATAACGAGAAAAAAGGATAA
- a CDS encoding alanine/glycine:cation symporter family protein: MDKILKINEVINNIVWGWPSLVLLVGIGIVLTLRLRMIQISKIKLILSNTLLKIFTKDTTLKGEITAFQSVATALAATVGTGNISGVAIAISTGGPGSIFWMWISALFGMATKFSEVVLAIVYRERKQEGGYNGGPMYYIKNGLKLPLLAKIFALFTVLASFGIGNMTQSNSISNAIRANFNVDVKITSILITIIAAIVLLGGIERISKVSETLVPIMAFFYIIGSLIVIVLNISEIPNAFYKIFSMAFSKQAAIGGFAGVTFKQIIRQGVARGVFTNEAGLGSAPIAHASAKTDHPVLQGMWGVFEVFMDTMVICTLTALVILVTNTWNSGLSGSELTSYAFNQGFNGGGYIVAIGLTLFAFSTILGWSFYGEKALIFLLGEKYVYFYRMIYIPIIFIGGIGGLKEVWAITDTLNGLMAIPNLIAVFMLQNVVIKMVKHYFKNPEKVIYLEDYEDIISE, encoded by the coding sequence ATGGATAAAATATTAAAAATAAATGAAGTAATTAATAATATAGTTTGGGGTTGGCCTAGTTTAGTATTATTAGTTGGTATTGGAATAGTATTGACTTTAAGATTAAGAATGATACAAATTTCAAAAATAAAATTAATATTATCAAATACCTTACTTAAAATATTTACAAAAGATACCACTTTAAAAGGTGAAATTACAGCATTCCAATCTGTTGCTACAGCCCTTGCAGCAACAGTTGGTACAGGAAATATTTCTGGAGTAGCTATAGCAATTTCAACAGGAGGACCAGGATCTATATTTTGGATGTGGATATCAGCATTATTTGGAATGGCAACAAAATTTTCAGAAGTGGTACTTGCTATAGTTTATAGAGAAAGAAAGCAAGAAGGTGGATATAATGGTGGACCTATGTACTATATTAAAAATGGACTTAAATTACCATTACTTGCAAAGATATTTGCACTTTTTACAGTACTTGCATCTTTCGGTATAGGTAATATGACTCAGTCTAATTCAATTTCTAATGCAATAAGGGCAAATTTTAATGTAGACGTTAAAATAACGAGTATATTAATTACAATTATAGCTGCTATAGTATTATTGGGAGGAATAGAAAGAATATCTAAGGTTAGTGAAACTTTAGTTCCAATTATGGCTTTTTTCTATATTATAGGTTCCCTTATAGTTATAGTGTTAAATATTAGTGAAATACCTAATGCTTTTTATAAAATATTTTCTATGGCTTTTAGTAAACAAGCTGCAATAGGTGGATTTGCAGGTGTGACCTTTAAACAAATAATTAGACAAGGAGTAGCTAGAGGTGTATTTACAAATGAAGCAGGACTAGGATCTGCTCCTATAGCACATGCATCTGCAAAAACTGATCATCCTGTATTACAAGGTATGTGGGGGGTATTTGAAGTATTTATGGATACTATGGTAATTTGTACTCTTACAGCTTTAGTGATTTTAGTTACTAACACTTGGAATAGTGGTCTTAGTGGTTCTGAACTTACATCATATGCATTTAATCAAGGATTTAATGGAGGTGGATATATAGTTGCTATAGGACTTACTCTATTTGCATTTTCTACAATTCTAGGTTGGTCTTTTTATGGAGAAAAAGCATTGATATTTCTATTAGGTGAAAAATATGTCTATTTTTATAGGATGATATACATACCAATAATATTTATTGGAGGTATAGGAGGGTTAAAAGAAGTTTGGGCTATAACAGATACATTAAATGGTCTTATGGCTATACCAAACTTAATAGCAGTATTTATGTTACAAAATGTAGTAATTAAAATGGTTAAACATTATTTTAAAAACCCAGAAAAAGTAATATATTTAGAAGATTATGAAGACATAATTAGTGAATAA